A window of Rhodothermales bacterium contains these coding sequences:
- a CDS encoding SDR family oxidoreductase — translation MHIDLNGKSALVTGASRGIGAAIALRLGEAGARVGLHYRSGETEVKDLAQRVPGSQIFRADLEDMQEVRNLFDDAVAAFGGLDIVVNNAGVAVRVDETETGRAWEEAWDTTLNVNLKSVTLLCRLAVQHFTTRGGGRIINISSRAAFRGDTKEYMDYAASKGGVVALTRSIARAFGRQGVLAFNVAPGWTRTAMAQDVIDEHGEQYVVDDLALNTLTEPDDVATIVTFLASGLADHATGSTIDVNAGSYVH, via the coding sequence CTGGGCGAGGCCGGTGCACGCGTCGGGCTGCACTATCGATCGGGCGAGACGGAAGTCAAGGATCTTGCGCAACGAGTGCCAGGATCTCAGATCTTTCGAGCCGATCTGGAGGATATGCAAGAGGTTCGCAACCTGTTCGACGATGCTGTCGCTGCTTTCGGCGGACTGGATATTGTCGTGAACAATGCCGGTGTGGCCGTTCGCGTTGACGAGACAGAAACAGGTCGTGCGTGGGAGGAAGCGTGGGACACGACGCTGAATGTCAACCTGAAGTCTGTCACGCTGCTCTGCCGACTTGCGGTTCAACATTTCACTACGCGGGGTGGCGGACGCATCATCAACATATCGTCCCGAGCGGCTTTTCGTGGTGACACGAAGGAGTACATGGATTATGCTGCGTCGAAGGGCGGCGTAGTTGCGCTCACGCGCTCCATCGCCCGGGCGTTCGGCCGGCAGGGTGTCCTCGCCTTCAACGTGGCACCGGGCTGGACCCGGACCGCCATGGCCCAGGACGTCATAGATGAGCATGGTGAACAGTACGTCGTCGACGACCTTGCACTGAATACACTTACAGAGCCCGACGATGTCGCGACTATTGTGACCTTCCTTGCCAGCGGTCTCGCGGATCACGCAACGGGCAGTACGATCGACGTCAACGCGGGAAGCTATGTTCACTGA